In the Gossypium arboreum isolate Shixiya-1 chromosome 10, ASM2569848v2, whole genome shotgun sequence genome, one interval contains:
- the LOC108487438 gene encoding uncharacterized protein LOC108487438: MTAQVSSSLVRVLSGHMEEQHAGNSDILITKDLLGNLSNAKPTTPKAIDLEFKGGRVEAQKCSSSSSSSPSASASSPKSPLSAKGSASPDGKSFKTPLSNFLQDSKLQDLNFPPINLFDEMTTTSLDLKLQSCSTPSPYQSVCTLDKVKHALERAEKGGNMKKRSSSPPPPPSSPPATSSSSTPRMFAAACPGCLLYVIASNTNPRCPRCNSFVPSSLPMKKPRIDLNASF, encoded by the exons ATGACAGCACAAGTGAGCAGTTCATTGGTAAGGGTATTGAGTGGTCACATGGAGGAGCAGCATGCTGGGAATTCTGATATCTTGATTACAAAAGATTTGCTAGGAAATTTGTCAAATGCTAAACCAACAACACCCAAAGCTATAGATCTTGAATTTAAG GGTGGGAGAGTAGAGGCACAAAAGTGCagctcatcatcatcatcatcaccatcaGCATCGGCATCATCACCAAAGTCACCATTATCAGCAAAAGGATCGGCTTCTCCAGATGGGAAATCATTCAAGACTCCATTGTCGAATTTCCTACAAGATTCCAAGCTCCAAGACTTGAACTTCCCACCAATCAACCTGTTTGATGAAATGACAACAACTTCCCTCGATTTAAAGCTCCAATCTTGTTCAACTCCAAGCCCTTACCAAAGTGTTTGTACCCTCGACAAGGTTAAACACGCCCTGGAAAGAGCAGAAAAAGGAGGAAACATGAAGAAACGTTCATCGTCACCACCACCGCCACCGTCATCGCCGCCTGCAACGTCGTCTTCATCAACACCAAGAATGTTTGCAGCTGCATGCCCTGGTTGCTTATTATATGTCATAGCTTCGAATACAAATCCCAGGTGCCCTCGCTGCAATTCTTTTGTTCCATCTTCCCTGCCTATGAAGAAGCCTAGGATTGACCTCAATGcatcattttaa